One Euphorbia lathyris chromosome 1, ddEupLath1.1, whole genome shotgun sequence DNA segment encodes these proteins:
- the LOC136201049 gene encoding eukaryotic translation initiation factor 2A-like, protein MATVSSSSCLDILVRGPDGLCVWNGPPFGNGEPSIKLERIPCNNARFSEDGSTLMVIKSDSVVIIYDCTSLKEIRSFQFSNFLAAALSPCGTYLQTFQKALGPQDKNVSLWNIETSDAVYNQHQKNMTKTTWPSIQFSSDEAVACRLATNEIQFFNPRDFSKGIVHRLRVPGVTALQLSRVPGSHVAAFVPEAKGSPASVQIYACGKDIQSQPVARRSFFRCSTVQLNWNRGSTGLLVVVQSDVDKTNQSYYGESKLNYLTTDGTHEGLVPLRKEGPVHDVQWSYSGSEFAVVYGFMPACATLFDKKCNPLLELGTGPYNTIRWNPKGKFLCLAGFGNLPGDMAFWDYVKKKQLGTTRAECSVTSEWSPDGNYFMTATTAPRLQVDNGLKVFHYNGSLYFKKMFDKLYQAEWKPETPDKFGEIAEVTKSVDSLKVQDTKQQGEGATLRKSAPVVQKPAAYRPPHAKNAANVQAELFGGSRSTTEEMSKNALKNKKKREKQKEKKAAEGS, encoded by the exons ATGGCAACTGTGAGCTCTTCATCTTGTTTGGATATATTAG TTCGAGGCCCAGATGGGTTGTGTGTCTGGAACGGACCACCATTTGGGAATGGTGAACCAAGTATTAAACTTGAGAGGATCCCCTGCAACAATGCAAGGTTCAGTGAAGATGGGTCTACTCTTATGGTGATCAAAAGTGATTCCGTCGTCATTATATATGATTGCACCAGCCTCAAGGAGATTAGATCTTTCCAATTCTCCAATTTTCTTGCTGCTGCATTGTCTCCTTGTGGAActtatcttcagacttttcAGAAAGCTTTAGGACCCCAAGATAAGAACGTATCTTTATGGAACATAGAGACTAGTGATGCTGTTTATAATCAACATCAAAAGAACATGACCAAAACCACATG GCCATCAATCCAGTTCAGTTCTGATGAAGCTGTTGCTTGTCGCCTGGCAACAAATGAGATACAGTTTTTCAATCCTAGAGATTTCTCTAAAGGGATTGTACATCGTCTAAGGGTTCCTGGAGTGACTGCACTCCAACTTTCAAGGGTCCCCGGGTCTCATGTTGCAGCATTTGTTCCTGAGGCTAAG GGAAGTCCAGCCAGTGTTCAGATATATGCCTGTGGCAAAGATATACAAAGTCAGCCTGTTGCTCGGCGAAGCTTTTTCCGATGTTCTACAGTACAACTGAATTGGAATCGCGGTTCAACTGGGCTTCTGGTTGTGGTGCAGTCAGATGTTGATAAGACCAATCAAAGTTATTACGGGGAGTCAAAGCTGAACTACCTTACAACAGATGGGACACATGAGGGGCTCGTGCCTCTTC gcaAAGAAGGTCCAGTTCATGATGTTCAGTGGTCATATTCAGGTTCAGAGTTTGCTGTTGTTTATGGCT TCATGCCTGCATGTGCAACATTGTTTGATAAGAAGTGCAATCCTCTGCTGGAACTTGGAACAGGCCCTTATAATACTATCAGATGGAATCCAAAAGGGAAAT TTTTATGCTTGGCTGGTTTTGGTAACTTACCTGGTGATATG GCATTTTGGGACTACGTGAAGAAAAAGCAACTTGGAACAACCAGGGCTGAATGTTCTGTGACTAGTGAATGGTCTCCCGATGGAAATTATTTCATGACTGCCACAACGGCACCAAGACTACAAGTTGACAATGG GCTTAAAGTTTTTCACTACAATGGATCACTGTACTTCAAAAAGATGTTTGACAAGCTATACCAG GCCGAGTGGAAACCAGAAACACCtgataaatttggtgaaattgCAGAAGTTACCAAGTCTGTTGATTCGTTGAAGGTTCAAGACACCAAACAGCAAG GTGAAGGAGCAACCTTGAGAAAATCTGCTCCTGTTGTGCAGAAACCTGCTGCCTACCGTCCGCCACATGCTAAAAATGCAGCCAATGTTCAGGCAGAG TTATTCGGAGGGAGCAGGAGCACTACAGA AGAAATGAGCAAAAATGCACTTAAAAAcaagaagaaaagagagaaacAAAAGGAGAAGAAAGCTGCAGAAGGTTCCTGA